The genome window GTGTAGGCACCCTTCCATGCGGCCAGATGTATGGCCGAAATCGCATCAGCGTCGGCCCGTTCTGCCCGTCTTATCTCGATAACATGAGTGTTCATGGTTTCTTAACCATAGACCCGCGACGGCAAGTTTCGCAACTGTCATCAAAAGCGTTTTGCACGAAAAAGAAAAGCGGCGAAAATCGCCGCTTTTCCATTTGTAACGCTGCTGGTCGCCTTACGCGGCGCCCGCCGTCTTGCTGCTCTTTTCAAAGCGTTTGCGCTCGTTCGGATCGAGATAGAGCTTGCGCAGACGGATCGACTTCGGCGTGACTTCCATGAGCTCATCGTCCTGGATCCATGACAAGGCGCGTTCCAGTGTCATGCGGATTGGGGGCGTGAGCTTGACCGCTTCATCCTTGCCGGCGGCGCGGATGTTGGTCAGCTTCTTGCCCTTGAGAATGTTCACTTCAAGATCATTATCACGAGAGTGGATGCCAATGATCATTCCGGCATAGACCTTGACACCGGCTTCGATGATCATCGAGCCGCGATCTTCAAGATTCCACATGGCGAAGGCAACCGACTCGCCCTGGTCGTTGGAAATCAGAACGCCATTGTTACGACCGGCAATTTCGCCCTTGAAGGGTTCATAGGCGCGGAAGAGGCGGTTCATGATTGCTGTGCCGCGTGTGTCGGTCAAAAGCTCTGACTGGTAGCCGATGAGGCCACGGGTCGGCGCATAGAACACCATGCGGACGCGATTGCCGCCAGATGGGCGGAGTTCAACCATTTCGGCCTTGCGCTCGGACATTTTCTGCACGACCGTGCCGGAATATTCCTCATCGACGTCGATCAGCACTTCTTCGACAGGTTCAAGCAGATTGCCGGCCTCGTCCTTCTGCATGACGACGCGCGGGCGCGATACGCCGAGCTCGAAGCCTTCACGGCGCATGTTTTCAATGAGAACAGCGAGCTGCAATTCACCGCGGCCGGAAACGAAGAACGAATCCTTGTCGCCGGACTCTTCAACCTTCAGCGCGACATTGCCTTCAGCTTCCTTCATCAAACGGTCGCGGATGACGCGGCTGGTAACCTTGTCGCCTTCGGTACCCGCAAGCGGGGAGTCGTTGACGATGAAGGACATGGTGACGGTTGGCGGATCTATCGGCTGGGCATGAAGAGGCTCGGTCACTTCGAGGGCGCAGAACGTGTCGGCAACGGTGCCTTTCTGCAAACCGGCGATGGCAACAATGTCGCCCGCATGGGCTTCGTCGATTGCCTGACGCTCAAGGCCACGGAATGTAAGGATCTTGGAGATACGGCCGGTTTCAAGTTGCGTGCCGTCACCATGCAGGACTTTTACCTGCTGGTTCGATTTGACGGTGCCTGAATGAATGCGGCCGGTGATGATACGGCCGAGGAATGGATCGGCTTCAAGGATCGTGCCGATCATCTTGAAGGCGCCTTCGCCAACGGTCGGCGCAGGAACATGTTCGAGAACCATGTCAAACAATGCTGCAAGACCCTGATCCTGCGGACCTTCCGGGTTGCGTGCCATCCAGCCATTGCGACCAGAACCGTAGAGGATCGGGAAATCAAGCTGTTCGTCAGTCGCGTCGAGAGCAGCGAAGAGGTCGAAGACTTCGTTCACAACTTCCTCATGGCGCGCATCAGGACGATCGATCTTGTTGATCGCGACGATCGGGCGCAGGCCAACCTTCAGCGCCTTGCCGACAACGAACTTCGTCTGGGGCATCGGGCCTTCGGCAGCATCGACGAGAACAATCGCGCCGTCGACCATGCTCAGGATACGCTCGACTTCACCACCGAAATCGGCGTGGCCTGGCGTGTCGACGATGTTGATGCGCGTGTCTTTCCAGACGACCGACGTGGCTTTGGCGAGAATGGTGATCCCGCGTTCCTTTTCGATATCGTTGGAATCCATCATGCGTTCGGCAACGCGCTGATTGTCACGGAAATTGCCGGACTGTTTCAATAGTTCGTCAACGAGCGTGGTCTTGCCATGGTCAACGTGTGCGATGATCGCGATGTTGCGCAGTTTCATAAGGTTCTCTTTTGGAGGATTGTGGACGCCACGTATGATGCGCCGCTTTACATTTGCGCGCTCCATACATGTTTTTTCGCAAATGCGAAAGGGGGCAAAGCGTTTTTGGCCTGCATGGCAGCCATGCAGGCCAAAGGTTAGAGCAAGGTCCCTGACAGGATCACCAGCGCAATACTGAAGTAAATCACCAGCCCGGTGACATCAACCAGCGTCGCGACAAAAGGCGCTGAGGCGCTGGCAGGGTCAAAGCCGGTTTTCTGCAGGATGAACGGCAACATGGAACCAACGAGCGATCCGAAAGTGACAATACCGATCAGCGCCGTGCCGACGGTTGCGGCAATCAGCGGCCAGTGCTGGCCGTAGTCAAAGAGGCCAAGCATCTGCCAGGTGGTAATACGGACAACGCCGATCAGGCCGAGAAAGGAGCCGAGCACAAGGCCGGTCGGTATTTCGCGCAAGGCTACCCGCCACCAGTCCTTCAGCCGCAGTTCCTGCAGTGCCAGGGCTCGGATCAGGAGCGAAGTCGCCTGCGAGCCGGAATTGCCACCTGAGCTCATGATCAGCGGGATAAACAGGGTCAGAACGACTGCCTTCTCCAATTCGCCCTCGAAATGCTGCATGGCGCTGGCGGTCAGCATCTCGCTGAGGAACAGCACGCCGAGCCAGCCGGCACGCTTGCTGATCATCTGCAGGAAGCCGATCTGCATGTAGGGCTTGTTCAAGGCCTCCATGCCACCAAACTTCAGCGTATCCTCGGTCATTTCCTGGGTCATGGCGTCGATCACATCATCGACGGTGACGATGCCGATGATCTGGTTGCCGTCATTGACCACGGGAACAGCGAGGAGATCATGCTTGCGGAAGAGCCGGGCTACGTCTTCCTGGTCGGTCAGCGGCGCGACGGTGACCGGGGCGACATCGCGGCCGACGCTCATGATCGAGACATCTGGTTCGCTGGTGATCAGCCGGCGCAATGCTACTGCCCGCAGCAGGCTTTTTGTTGCTGGATCAATGACATAGATCGCATAGACAGTCTCGCGGGAGCGCTCCACTTCGCGGATATGCTGCAGCGTCTGGGCAACGCTCCAGTCTGCCGGAACGCTGACGAATTCCGTCGTCATCAGGCTACCGGCCGTATGCGGCGGATAGCGCAGCAGCTTGCGCAAGGCGGCTTGCGTCTCGCGGCAAAGCCCTGGAAACAGTCGGTCGCGGATCTTTTCATCGAGTTCGTGAAAGATATCGGTGACGCGGTCAGCCGACATGGCATCGAGGAGTGCACATGCCGTTGCGTCGGGCAGGGCCTCGATGATGGCGGCAGCTGAATGCAGCTCCGGCTGATCGAGAATCAGCACAGCATGATCGCGTGGCATTTCAGCAATAATGCCAATGGAATCAGCCAGTTCGAGCTCGTTGAGAAGCTCGACGGCATCGGCGGCCTGCATGGTAGCAAGCTGTTCTGCCAGGGTCAGAGCGGGTGCCAGCCCGGTATGGACCGCATCCGTGTTAAAGCGAAGGTCGTTCATTTTAGCTCGCCTTTCTGTCGATCCGCCGTCACAGGGGATCGAGGCGAGCTGATCTCTAAATCAGGCCACGATCGCCGAGGGACGGCGCAAACAATCGACTATGACTGTCGTCGTTGGGCATAAGAGATAAACTCCGGTTGAAAATACGCAGGCCGCAAATTACAGGGCTGCGTGGCGTCATTTGGTCCTGTCCGAAGGCAAAGTCAACCCCCCGGCGTTTCGGAGCGATAACACAACTTCGTGCACCTGAATTACCCGTCATGATTGATAAAACCGTACCAGATTCGAGGATTCACGCCTCAGATTCGACAATTCTCGTATGAGATTTGCGTTATCTCGTTCAAAACCGATCCGGATTTGAGCTTTCGCGTTAGTAGGATCTTCGAGTCGGCCCGGTTCAAGCTTTCACACTCTCGTTGCCGGGGTCGTATAGTGGCTCGAGATGAATTCTGGCAGCGAAGCGCTCATTGGCAACGATGAGCTCATAAGTGCCATCTGTCAGGAATTCATCGGTCACGCCGTCTGCATTGCGTACATAGCCAAAACCGATGGGACTATCGACCGTATAGCCGTAGCCCCCACTGGTGAGGTAGCCGACCGGTTCGCCGTTGCGCAGGATGGTTTCGCGACCGAGGAGAACGACAGACTTATCCATGACCGTGAAACCGGCGAGCCGCTTCTTCAGCGGAGCGGCGTGGATGGCCTCGCTGGCCTGTCGTCCAAGGAAGTCGATGGATTTCCGCAGTTTCACCGCCCAGCCGAGCCCGGCTTCGAACGGTGAGTCATTCGGGGTGATGTCGGAACCCCAGGCGCGGTAACCCTTCTCCAGCCGCAGCGATTCAATGGCGCGGTAGCCGACCGGTCTGATGGCAAATTCTTCGCCGGCTCGCATGAGCGCATCGAAGACCGCTCCAGTTGCAGCGATCGGCACATGCAGCTCCCAGCCGAGTTCGCCGACATAGGTGACTCGCAGCCCGCGAACGGCCGTCCCGGCAATCTCGATCTCGCGGGCATGGCCAAACGGGAAGGCGCTGTTGCTCACGTCGGCATTGGTAACCCTTGCCAGCACATCGCGGGCCTTCGGGCCCATCAGCGAAAGGGTGCCGAAATCCTCGGTAATGTCTTTGAGATGCGCATCGAGATCTTTGCCGATGTGGTCCCTGATCCAGGCGAAATCGTGGGTGCGGAAGCCGGTGCCGGTGACGATGTAGAACTTGTCATCGGCAAGCCGCGCCACGGTCAGGTCGCATTCTATGCCGCCCCGCGTGTTAAGCAGCTGCGTGTAGGTCAGGCGACCCGCTGGTTTGGACACGTCATTGGCGCAGATGAAGTCCAGCGCCTTGCCAGCATCCTTGCCGGTCAATTCGAACTTGGCAAAGGAGGACTGGTCGAAAATACCGACCTTGTCGCGCACCAGTTTTTGTTCCTCGCCAACCGCATTGAACCAGTTCTGGCGGCCCATGGAATAGACGTCCTCTGCCGCCATGCCTTCCGGGGCAAACCAGTTCGGCCGCTCCCAGCCAAGCTTCGAGCCGAAGACGGCGCGATGCCTCTTCAGGCGTTCATAGAGCGGCGAGACGATGGCCGGGCGACCGGAGGTATATTCTTCGTGCGGAAAACCAATGGTGTAGTGCTTGCCATAGGCTTCGAGCGTACGATCCCGTACCCAGTCGCGATTGCGATGCAGATTGGAAAACCGCCTGATATCGACGGTCCACAGGTCCAGCGGCGCTTCGCCGTCGACGACCCACTGCGCGAGCACCCAGCCAGCGCCGCCGCCGGAAGCGATGCCAAAGGCGTTGAAGCCCGCGCCGACGAACATGTTGGAACATTCCGGCGCGACACCGAGAATGAAATTGCCGTCGGGGGTGAAGCTTTCCGGGCCATTGATCATCTGCTTGACGCCGGCGATTTCGAGGGCCGGAATGCGTTCCATGGCCTGCAGCATGTGCTGTTCGAAATGGTCGAAATCATCGTCGAACAGACGGAACTGCCAGTCGTTGGGCACGTCGCCGGTCACCCAGCTTTGCGGGTTGGGTTCATAGCCGCCCATGACGAGGCCGCCGACCTCTTCCTTGAAGTAGGTCCGGCGGTCCGGGTCGCGGATGGTCGGTGCGTTGGATGAGAGGCCGTCGATCTTCTCGGTGATGATGTACTGATGCTTGACCGGTTGCAGCGGCACGTTGATGCCGGCCATCTCACCGACCTGCCGTGCCCATTGGCCAGCGCAGTTGACGACCTTCTCGCAGGCAATGTCGCCCTGGTCGGTCTTGACCTTGACGATGCGGTCGCCGTTCATCTCGAAACCGGTGACGCGTATATTTTCGACGAGTTTCGCACCGTTCATACGCGCGCCCCTGGCGAGCGACTGGGTGATATCGGAAGGGCTGGCTTGTCCGTCCGTCGGCAGCCAGCTGGCGCCGACGAGATCGTCCACCTGCATCAGGGGGAACATCGCCTTGGCCTGCTGCGGCGAAAGGAGATGCATCTCCATGCCAAAACTTCCTGCGGTAGTTGCGAGGCGGCGGAATTCGGTCCAGCGATCCTGATTGGTGGCAAGGCGCAGGCAGCCGGTCATCTTCCAGCCGGTGGCGAGGCCCGTCTCCTCGTCGAGGCGCTTGTAGAGATCGACGGAATATTTGAGGACGCGGGTGATCGAGGCGGAAGAGCGCAGCTGGCCGACCAGTCCTGCCGCATGCCAGGTGGAGCCCGACGTGAGCTGGCCCATCTCCAGCAACACCACATCCGCCTTATGGTCCTTGGCAAGATGATAGGCCGTCGAACAGCCGATAATGCCGCCGCCAATGACGACGATCTGGGGATGGGTCGGGATGGTCATGATGCTGTCTTTCCATAGGTGCTTCTGTAGCGATCAAGCGCCTGGTCCAGCCGCCGTAGATTTTCCGCGGTATAGGCGACGTAATCGACGCCGGGCGCACTGAGGTAGAGTTCGGACACCATGCTCCACATGGCTTCGCGCAGTAGAGAGGCGCATTGCATGGCAGCGTGGGCGCGCTTGAGCTCTAGGTCGGGCGGGCTTTTGAAATAGGCCGCAAGCAGTGCTTCGGATTCGGTGTCATCAAGCCCGGCATTGGAGGCAAGGCCCGCAAGGTCGAACATGGCGGTGGAGAAACCAGCATATTCGAAGTCGATCAGCCAGAGGCGTTCGCCGTCATCGAGTATATTGGCTGGCAACAGGTCATTGTGACTGAAGATGATCGGCAGAGGACGTTGCGCCGCTTCCATTTCCGCAGCAATGGCGAGGTAGGCACCAAGATGCGGCACCATACGGCTGTTACCCGTTTGCAGTGTGCGGGCATAGTCGCGGATGACATGGAAGACCCAGAACATGAACCCAGGCCCGAGAATATGTTCGGGCATCGTCGTGTGAAATTGCCGGATCATCTCTGCCACGCGCGGAATATTGGCGCGGACATCGCCGCTATCATAAGTTCTTGCCCCAAGGAACGCCGTGACCATCACGCCATCACCGGCATGGAACAGTTCGGGGGCAAAGCCGGCGCGGTGCGCGGCTTTGGCCGTCATCGCTTCCCGGTCGCGAAACACATGATGAAATGGATAGTCCTTGCCAAAGCGCACGACATATTTGCGCTTCTCATCCTCGACCACATAGCTTTCATTGCTGATGCCGCCCTTGAGCAGCGTAACCTTTATCTCGCCTCGCCACAGCGGCAAAGCCGCGATGCGCAGTTCGACAGGCTGATCATGAAGGAGGTTGGTACCGGGCGCAATTGGCAATGCTCACTCCCCTCATCCTGAGCTTGTCGAAGAATCGGGCAGGACCGGTGCGTGGTTCGATAGACTCACCATGAGGAAGGTAGCCTGCATCAAGAGGGTTGTGGGCTCTCCGTCTGCAGGAAACTCGTTTATGGCAAAGACTTTCACTCCATATCCCAGCAACGGCATCTTGGGTACCTGCAAGGATAAGCCCTCCCTCACGGTGAGCCTGTCGAACTACGCATTACCATTAATCCCTGCATCCAAGTTCGAACATCTCCGAGCATCTGTCAACAGGTATTTGTGGTAATTTGTGGTTTTATTGCCTGATATGAACATAATTTGTGGTATTACTGGTGAAATTGCATATTTGTTTGAGGTTTCGGGCATGAATTCCAAGCGGCGTGGTGAGATAAGGCGGCTCTTGCAGGACGAGGGCACAATCTCGATTGCGGATCTGGCGCAAAAGCTCGGCGTCTCGCTCGAGACGATCCGGCGCGACGTCAGGCCAATGACAGATGAGGGCGCCATCACGCGTGTCCACGGCGCCATCGGGCTGCCGCAACACCTGGGCGAGGCGCCTTTCGAACTGCGCATGCGCGAGAATGCGGGTGCAAAACGTGCAATTGCGCAATGGGTTGCCCGGACCATTCAGAATGGCGAATCCATCATGCTGGATACGGGAACGACGACGAGTTTTCTTGCCCGTGAACTTTTGCAACATCGCAATCTGACCGTCGTGACCAATTCGTCGGATATCGCCCGGACGCTGGCAACCGTGAACGGGAACAAGGTGTTCATGGCGGGTGGCGAGCTGCGCAGTGACAGCGGTGCGGCTTTCGGTGTTTCTGCGATCGAGTTCGTGAACCGGTTCAGTGTCGGCCATGCGGTC of Phyllobacterium zundukense contains these proteins:
- the mgtE gene encoding magnesium transporter, which gives rise to MNDLRFNTDAVHTGLAPALTLAEQLATMQAADAVELLNELELADSIGIIAEMPRDHAVLILDQPELHSAAAIIEALPDATACALLDAMSADRVTDIFHELDEKIRDRLFPGLCRETQAALRKLLRYPPHTAGSLMTTEFVSVPADWSVAQTLQHIREVERSRETVYAIYVIDPATKSLLRAVALRRLITSEPDVSIMSVGRDVAPVTVAPLTDQEDVARLFRKHDLLAVPVVNDGNQIIGIVTVDDVIDAMTQEMTEDTLKFGGMEALNKPYMQIGFLQMISKRAGWLGVLFLSEMLTASAMQHFEGELEKAVVLTLFIPLIMSSGGNSGSQATSLLIRALALQELRLKDWWRVALREIPTGLVLGSFLGLIGVVRITTWQMLGLFDYGQHWPLIAATVGTALIGIVTFGSLVGSMLPFILQKTGFDPASASAPFVATLVDVTGLVIYFSIALVILSGTLL
- the typA gene encoding translational GTPase TypA, whose protein sequence is MKLRNIAIIAHVDHGKTTLVDELLKQSGNFRDNQRVAERMMDSNDIEKERGITILAKATSVVWKDTRINIVDTPGHADFGGEVERILSMVDGAIVLVDAAEGPMPQTKFVVGKALKVGLRPIVAINKIDRPDARHEEVVNEVFDLFAALDATDEQLDFPILYGSGRNGWMARNPEGPQDQGLAALFDMVLEHVPAPTVGEGAFKMIGTILEADPFLGRIITGRIHSGTVKSNQQVKVLHGDGTQLETGRISKILTFRGLERQAIDEAHAGDIVAIAGLQKGTVADTFCALEVTEPLHAQPIDPPTVTMSFIVNDSPLAGTEGDKVTSRVIRDRLMKEAEGNVALKVEESGDKDSFFVSGRGELQLAVLIENMRREGFELGVSRPRVVMQKDEAGNLLEPVEEVLIDVDEEYSGTVVQKMSERKAEMVELRPSGGNRVRMVFYAPTRGLIGYQSELLTDTRGTAIMNRLFRAYEPFKGEIAGRNNGVLISNDQGESVAFAMWNLEDRGSMIIEAGVKVYAGMIIGIHSRDNDLEVNILKGKKLTNIRAAGKDEAVKLTPPIRMTLERALSWIQDDELMEVTPKSIRLRKLYLDPNERKRFEKSSKTAGAA
- a CDS encoding phosphotransferase; this encodes MPIAPGTNLLHDQPVELRIAALPLWRGEIKVTLLKGGISNESYVVEDEKRKYVVRFGKDYPFHHVFRDREAMTAKAAHRAGFAPELFHAGDGVMVTAFLGARTYDSGDVRANIPRVAEMIRQFHTTMPEHILGPGFMFWVFHVIRDYARTLQTGNSRMVPHLGAYLAIAAEMEAAQRPLPIIFSHNDLLPANILDDGERLWLIDFEYAGFSTAMFDLAGLASNAGLDDTESEALLAAYFKSPPDLELKRAHAAMQCASLLREAMWSMVSELYLSAPGVDYVAYTAENLRRLDQALDRYRSTYGKTAS
- a CDS encoding DeoR/GlpR family DNA-binding transcription regulator; amino-acid sequence: MNSKRRGEIRRLLQDEGTISIADLAQKLGVSLETIRRDVRPMTDEGAITRVHGAIGLPQHLGEAPFELRMRENAGAKRAIAQWVARTIQNGESIMLDTGTTTSFLARELLQHRNLTVVTNSSDIARTLATVNGNKVFMAGGELRSDSGAAFGVSAIEFVNRFSVGHAVISVGALDASGGITDYDLAEAEFARTVLSRGARKTAITDATKFGRRGLVQVCDLGGFDELVTDRDPPDDIVQALHAAGTIVTVAARHS
- a CDS encoding GcvT family protein, whose product is MTIPTHPQIVVIGGGIIGCSTAYHLAKDHKADVVLLEMGQLTSGSTWHAAGLVGQLRSSASITRVLKYSVDLYKRLDEETGLATGWKMTGCLRLATNQDRWTEFRRLATTAGSFGMEMHLLSPQQAKAMFPLMQVDDLVGASWLPTDGQASPSDITQSLARGARMNGAKLVENIRVTGFEMNGDRIVKVKTDQGDIACEKVVNCAGQWARQVGEMAGINVPLQPVKHQYIITEKIDGLSSNAPTIRDPDRRTYFKEEVGGLVMGGYEPNPQSWVTGDVPNDWQFRLFDDDFDHFEQHMLQAMERIPALEIAGVKQMINGPESFTPDGNFILGVAPECSNMFVGAGFNAFGIASGGGAGWVLAQWVVDGEAPLDLWTVDIRRFSNLHRNRDWVRDRTLEAYGKHYTIGFPHEEYTSGRPAIVSPLYERLKRHRAVFGSKLGWERPNWFAPEGMAAEDVYSMGRQNWFNAVGEEQKLVRDKVGIFDQSSFAKFELTGKDAGKALDFICANDVSKPAGRLTYTQLLNTRGGIECDLTVARLADDKFYIVTGTGFRTHDFAWIRDHIGKDLDAHLKDITEDFGTLSLMGPKARDVLARVTNADVSNSAFPFGHAREIEIAGTAVRGLRVTYVGELGWELHVPIAATGAVFDALMRAGEEFAIRPVGYRAIESLRLEKGYRAWGSDITPNDSPFEAGLGWAVKLRKSIDFLGRQASEAIHAAPLKKRLAGFTVMDKSVVLLGRETILRNGEPVGYLTSGGYGYTVDSPIGFGYVRNADGVTDEFLTDGTYELIVANERFAARIHLEPLYDPGNESVKA